The Actinomadura sp. WMMB 499 genome includes a window with the following:
- a CDS encoding LppX_LprAFG lipoprotein: MSRRILALVSLLLLLLGAVGACDGDGADEPRKADFDGAQVLQRAAQAMAGLKSTAFTVTTEDETPIMVKGGDLKLLRNGDAEGTLTIEQSGHAVEMKVVAVGDSIFLDAGTGGWREAPKALAATMYDPSAVLDPERGISSLLSSLREPEAEAVEEIGGKETYRVAATLPQDRIGGLIPGIDADLRGQVWVNKDDGRLVKVRGAFPEGRGAVVIEFTEFDAAYEISAPQ; this comes from the coding sequence ATGTCCAGACGCATCCTCGCCCTCGTCTCCCTCCTCCTCCTCCTGCTCGGCGCGGTCGGCGCCTGCGACGGGGACGGGGCGGACGAGCCGCGGAAGGCCGACTTCGACGGCGCGCAGGTGCTGCAGCGGGCCGCGCAGGCCATGGCCGGCCTGAAGAGCACGGCGTTCACCGTGACGACGGAGGACGAGACGCCGATCATGGTGAAGGGCGGTGACCTGAAGCTGCTCCGCAACGGGGACGCCGAGGGCACGCTGACGATCGAGCAGTCCGGCCACGCCGTCGAGATGAAGGTCGTCGCGGTCGGCGACAGCATCTTCCTGGACGCGGGGACGGGCGGCTGGCGCGAGGCCCCGAAGGCGCTCGCGGCGACGATGTACGACCCGTCGGCCGTCCTGGACCCCGAGCGCGGCATCTCGAGCCTGCTGTCGTCGCTGCGGGAACCGGAGGCGGAGGCCGTCGAGGAGATCGGCGGCAAGGAGACGTACCGGGTGGCGGCCACGCTGCCGCAGGACCGCATCGGCGGCCTCATCCCCGGGATCGACGCGGACCTGCGCGGCCAGGTGTGGGTGAACAAGGACGACGGCCGGCTGGTCAAGGTCCGGGGCGCGTTCCCCGAGGGCCGGGGCGCGGTGGTCATCGAGTTCACCGAGTTCGACGCCGCGTACGAGATCAGCGCGCCGCAGTGA
- a CDS encoding adenylosuccinate synthetase encodes MLFGAENVIVVDLGFGDAGKGTVVDHLCAASPVHAVVRFNGGAQAAHNVVTPDGRHHTFAQFGSGTFTPGVRTHLSRFMLVDPLALAAEAGHLREVGVGDALERLTVDGDALLTTPYHRAAGRARERARGADRHGSCGMGVGETASYALAHEDAPRAGDCRSPARLRRRLAAVREWYLDTFPAGPSDVPDVPDVPDAADCAAAFAAFGERVRVVDGGHLRRLLAGGPVVFEGAQGVLLDEWHGFHPYTTWSTTTFGNAEALLREAGGGAARLGVVRAYATRHGPGPFVTEDPVLARELPEPHNGTGPWQGAFRAGHLDAVALRYAREVTGGMDGVAVTHLDVAGARPDLRVCHAYRIGDATVRRLAPNPAGRLDLQEALTRRLLAARPVYAPLARPEEAVEEALRAPVVLRSHGPTTADKRTTEPATAP; translated from the coding sequence GTGCTGTTCGGCGCGGAGAACGTGATCGTCGTCGACCTCGGATTCGGCGACGCCGGGAAGGGCACGGTCGTCGACCACCTGTGCGCCGCGTCCCCCGTGCACGCGGTCGTGCGGTTCAACGGCGGCGCGCAGGCGGCGCACAACGTGGTGACCCCGGACGGGCGGCACCACACGTTCGCGCAGTTCGGCTCCGGGACGTTCACGCCCGGGGTGCGGACGCACCTGTCCCGGTTCATGCTCGTCGACCCGCTCGCGCTCGCCGCCGAGGCGGGCCACCTCCGGGAGGTCGGCGTCGGCGACGCGCTCGAGCGGCTCACCGTGGACGGCGACGCACTGCTGACGACGCCCTACCACCGGGCGGCCGGACGGGCGCGCGAGCGGGCACGGGGCGCGGACCGGCACGGGTCGTGCGGGATGGGGGTCGGCGAGACCGCGTCCTACGCGCTCGCCCACGAGGACGCGCCCCGAGCGGGCGACTGCCGCTCTCCCGCGCGGCTGCGCCGCAGGCTGGCCGCCGTCCGCGAGTGGTACCTGGACACGTTCCCCGCCGGCCCCTCGGACGTCCCGGACGTCCCGGACGTCCCGGACGCGGCCGACTGCGCCGCCGCGTTCGCGGCCTTCGGCGAGCGTGTCCGCGTCGTGGACGGCGGCCACCTGCGGCGGCTCCTGGCCGGTGGGCCCGTCGTGTTCGAGGGCGCGCAGGGCGTGCTGCTGGACGAGTGGCACGGCTTCCACCCGTACACGACCTGGTCGACGACCACGTTCGGCAACGCCGAGGCGCTGCTGCGCGAGGCGGGGGGCGGCGCGGCCCGCCTCGGGGTCGTGCGGGCGTACGCGACCCGGCACGGTCCGGGTCCGTTCGTCACCGAGGACCCGGTGCTCGCCCGCGAGCTGCCGGAGCCGCACAACGGGACGGGCCCGTGGCAGGGCGCGTTCCGCGCCGGGCACCTCGACGCGGTCGCGCTGCGGTACGCGCGGGAGGTCACCGGCGGGATGGACGGCGTGGCGGTCACGCACCTGGACGTCGCGGGGGCGCGTCCCGATCTGCGCGTCTGCCACGCCTACCGCATCGGCGACGCCACCGTGCGGCGCCTCGCGCCCAACCCGGCGGGACGCCTGGACCTGCAGGAGGCCCTCACCCGGCGGCTGCTGGCGGCCCGCCCGGTGTACGCCCCGCTCGCCCGTCCGGAGGAGGCCGTCGAGGAAGCCCTCCGGGCCCCGGTGGTCCTGCGCTCGCACGGCCCGACCACGGCCGACAAGCGCACCACCGAACCCGCCACCGCTCCCTGA
- a CDS encoding molecular chaperone DnaJ, which translates to MTPLDEALAGLDAARTPADLFGSDAAEAARRYRRLARAVHPDATGGRTHDAFTRLTALWRAYHGAGAATIIGGRHAYRLGGDPIGGDVAELYPARADGGERVLVKMPRDPRDGDLIEREATALRRLAARGERRHRAYVPHLVETFRHRDAATGARRRVDVLRELDGFHDLAAVRRAYPDGVDPRDAAWMWRRLLVALGSAHRAGVLHGAVLPEHVMIHPEKHGLVLVGWCHAVTDPGGRVPAMVDRHADLYPPEVPGRGAATPGTDLFMAARCMTVLMGDRAPGAMRAFARGCTLPAPHRRPSDAWRLLAEFDDLLERLYGPRRFRPFHLPETD; encoded by the coding sequence ATGACGCCCCTGGACGAAGCCCTGGCCGGGCTCGACGCGGCCCGCACGCCCGCCGACCTGTTCGGCTCCGACGCCGCCGAGGCCGCGCGGCGCTACCGCCGGCTGGCCCGGGCCGTCCACCCGGACGCGACCGGTGGCCGCACCCACGACGCGTTCACCCGGCTGACCGCGCTGTGGCGCGCCTACCACGGCGCCGGCGCCGCGACGATCATCGGCGGGCGGCACGCCTACCGGCTCGGCGGCGACCCGATCGGCGGCGACGTCGCCGAGCTGTACCCGGCCCGCGCGGACGGTGGGGAGCGGGTCCTGGTCAAGATGCCGCGGGACCCCCGGGACGGCGACCTGATCGAGCGGGAGGCGACGGCACTGCGGCGGCTCGCCGCGCGCGGGGAGCGACGGCACCGCGCGTACGTCCCGCACCTGGTCGAGACGTTCCGGCACCGGGACGCCGCGACGGGCGCGCGGCGGCGGGTCGACGTCCTGCGGGAGCTCGACGGCTTCCACGACCTCGCCGCCGTCCGCCGCGCGTACCCGGACGGCGTCGACCCGCGCGACGCCGCCTGGATGTGGCGCCGCCTGCTCGTCGCGCTCGGGTCCGCGCACCGCGCGGGCGTCCTGCACGGCGCCGTCCTGCCCGAGCACGTCATGATCCACCCGGAGAAGCACGGCCTGGTCCTCGTCGGCTGGTGCCACGCGGTCACCGACCCCGGCGGGCGCGTCCCGGCGATGGTCGACCGGCACGCGGACCTGTACCCGCCCGAGGTGCCCGGCCGCGGGGCCGCGACGCCCGGCACCGACCTGTTCATGGCCGCCCGCTGCATGACCGTCCTCATGGGCGACCGGGCGCCCGGCGCGATGCGCGCGTTCGCGCGGGGCTGCACGCTCCCGGCGCCGCACCGCCGCCCGTCCGACGCCTGGCGGCTGCTGGCCGAGTTCGACGACCTGCTCGAACGGCTCTACGGCCCGCGCCGCTTCCGCCCCTTCCACCTGCCCGAGACCGACTGA
- a CDS encoding NUDIX domain-containing protein — MSPDPRQDEHDFLANYDPRAYDPVAVTVDVVALTIRDGALHVLLVRRGEAPFAGMPALPGGFVRAGGPGRGEDLPDAAVRELAEETGLEAGGAELGRLHLEQLATYGGPGRDPRMRIVSVAYLAFAPELPDPRAGGDAAAAQWTDVAALGLTETGDQRPGTTRRLAFDHARILSDGLERARGKLEYTPLATAFCGDEFTIPELRAVYEAVWGEELHAGNFHRKVLSVPGFVESTGATSDRTAGRRGGPRPRLYRAGDARLLHPALLRPGREELIR; from the coding sequence ATGAGCCCGGACCCGCGGCAGGACGAGCACGACTTCCTCGCGAACTACGACCCGCGCGCCTACGACCCCGTCGCCGTGACGGTGGACGTCGTCGCGCTGACGATCCGCGACGGCGCCCTGCACGTCCTGCTCGTCCGGCGCGGCGAGGCCCCGTTCGCGGGGATGCCGGCACTGCCGGGCGGCTTCGTCCGGGCGGGCGGGCCCGGCCGGGGCGAGGACCTGCCGGACGCGGCCGTCCGCGAGCTCGCGGAAGAGACCGGCCTCGAGGCGGGCGGCGCCGAGCTGGGCCGCCTGCACCTGGAGCAGCTCGCCACCTACGGCGGGCCCGGCCGCGATCCGCGCATGCGGATCGTGTCCGTCGCCTACCTGGCGTTCGCGCCCGAGCTGCCCGACCCGCGCGCGGGCGGCGACGCGGCCGCCGCGCAGTGGACGGACGTCGCCGCGCTCGGCCTCACCGAGACCGGGGACCAGCGGCCCGGCACCACCCGCAGGCTCGCCTTCGACCACGCGCGGATCCTGTCCGACGGCCTGGAGCGGGCGCGCGGGAAGCTCGAGTACACGCCGCTCGCCACCGCGTTCTGCGGGGACGAGTTCACGATCCCCGAGCTGCGGGCCGTCTACGAGGCGGTCTGGGGCGAGGAACTGCACGCCGGCAACTTCCACCGCAAGGTCCTGTCGGTGCCCGGATTCGTGGAGAGCACCGGCGCGACGTCCGACCGGACGGCCGGGCGGCGCGGCGGGCCCCGGCCCCGCCTGTACCGGGCCGGGGACGCCCGCCTGCTGCATCCCGCGCTGCTGCGCCCCGGCCGGGAGGAGCTGATCAGATGA
- a CDS encoding MTH1187 family thiamine-binding protein, which yields MLVAFSVTPLGTGEDVGELVAEAVRVVRESGLPNRTDAMFTTIEGEWDEVMAVVKAATDAVAARAPRVSLVVKADVRPGVTGALDAKVESVERHLSRTATP from the coding sequence GTGCTCGTCGCGTTCTCGGTGACCCCGCTCGGCACGGGGGAGGACGTCGGGGAACTCGTCGCGGAGGCGGTGCGGGTGGTGCGCGAGAGCGGCCTGCCCAACCGCACCGACGCGATGTTCACCACGATCGAGGGGGAGTGGGACGAGGTGATGGCCGTGGTCAAGGCCGCCACCGACGCCGTCGCCGCCCGCGCGCCCCGGGTGAGCCTGGTGGTGAAGGCGGACGTGCGGCCCGGCGTGACCGGGGCCCTCGACGCCAAGGTCGAGAGCGTCGAGCGTCACCTCAGCCGGACAGCCACTCCCTGA
- a CDS encoding STAS domain-containing protein — MEPGGGVDMVVIEGERHTTVLLSGELDRASCPHVRSRLRPLTGRPLVLDVSGVTFFDAEGMRTVCRCARACEAEGAALALVGVRPYAAKVFRILGLDRDVPLCGSMDEALWCVLPRTDEEIREWLSG; from the coding sequence ATGGAGCCTGGTGGCGGCGTCGACATGGTCGTCATCGAGGGCGAGCGGCACACCACCGTGCTGCTGAGCGGGGAACTGGACCGGGCCTCGTGCCCGCACGTCCGGTCCCGGCTGCGCCCGCTGACCGGGCGCCCGCTCGTGCTGGACGTCTCCGGCGTGACGTTCTTCGACGCCGAGGGCATGCGGACGGTGTGCCGGTGCGCCCGCGCGTGCGAGGCGGAGGGCGCCGCGCTGGCACTGGTCGGCGTGCGCCCGTACGCGGCGAAGGTGTTCCGGATCCTCGGCCTGGACCGGGACGTCCCGCTGTGCGGCTCGATGGACGAGGCGCTGTGGTGCGTGCTCCCGCGCACCGACGAGGAGATCAGGGAGTGGCTGTCCGGCTGA
- a CDS encoding APC family permease produces the protein MTWDIRTRTNMFRRLPVEQATGRLYGGRHRLRVVYRTRDLVVLGLGVMIGSGIFKIAGEQAAGTAGPAVLVSFLIAGFVCLLAALAYAELSSIIPVAGSAYSFSYVAFGEVWAWVVGWALMMELLLAASVLARVWSLYATQTLHDFGVGVPSWLGDLIGQEKGPDLFAFGILALLVLMLATGSRLGLRTLWFMVMAKVVVIGLVVAVGLKYFEPGNLTPLVPPAQPAPENGRTVLDAVLGALGGGTPHVFGVWGVLAAAPAIAFAYIGFDLIATASEETDDAPRKVPRGILTALVSAVVLYSAVAVTFVGMAGTDGLARLDQSGLLLATAFDAAGSGAMAKIIDIGAVLALTTVTLVLLISLTRVIFSMSRDGLLPRPLAGMSRYRVPSRATLLAGGAAIVMSQTVDVLTLEQLVVLGTLFAFLFVAAAVPTLRRARPDLHRPFRVPAAPLTATVTMAAIGWLMLNLNVRTWVYFALWMLAGLLLYLAYGRRKSELKLLLDEPPAERPVLDAPPPGSPPPGSPPPGGLPPGVEPVSGPLSGPLSAPPPPPPSPRPGGVPAPETPYPTGRYSRRRPDAPPVPPARDPRRTSPDPRRDEERDDGREEPPHPGGRHRR, from the coding sequence ATGACCTGGGACATCCGCACGCGCACGAACATGTTCCGGCGCCTGCCCGTCGAGCAGGCGACCGGCCGGCTGTACGGCGGCCGGCACCGCCTCCGCGTGGTCTACCGGACCCGCGATCTCGTGGTGCTCGGCCTCGGCGTGATGATCGGCTCCGGCATTTTCAAGATCGCCGGTGAGCAGGCCGCGGGCACCGCCGGTCCCGCCGTCCTGGTGTCGTTCCTCATCGCCGGTTTCGTGTGCCTGCTGGCCGCACTCGCCTACGCCGAACTGTCGTCGATCATTCCGGTCGCCGGGAGCGCCTACTCGTTCAGCTACGTCGCGTTCGGCGAGGTGTGGGCCTGGGTCGTCGGGTGGGCGCTGATGATGGAGCTGCTCCTCGCCGCGTCCGTGCTCGCGCGCGTCTGGTCCCTGTACGCGACGCAGACGCTGCACGACTTCGGCGTCGGCGTCCCGTCCTGGCTCGGCGACCTGATCGGCCAGGAGAAGGGGCCCGACCTCTTCGCGTTCGGCATCCTGGCGCTGCTCGTCCTCATGCTCGCCACCGGCAGCCGGCTCGGGCTGCGGACGCTGTGGTTCATGGTGATGGCCAAGGTCGTCGTGATCGGCCTCGTGGTCGCCGTCGGCCTGAAGTACTTTGAGCCCGGCAACCTCACGCCGCTCGTCCCGCCCGCGCAGCCCGCGCCCGAGAACGGCCGGACCGTCCTGGACGCGGTGCTCGGCGCGCTCGGCGGCGGCACGCCGCACGTCTTCGGCGTCTGGGGGGTGCTCGCCGCCGCCCCCGCCATCGCGTTCGCCTACATCGGCTTCGACCTGATCGCGACCGCGTCGGAGGAGACCGACGACGCGCCCCGCAAGGTGCCGCGCGGCATCCTCACCGCGCTCGTGTCCGCCGTCGTCCTGTACTCGGCCGTGGCCGTCACGTTCGTCGGCATGGCCGGGACGGACGGGCTCGCGCGGCTCGACCAGAGCGGGCTGCTGCTCGCGACCGCGTTCGACGCGGCCGGCTCCGGCGCGATGGCCAAGATCATCGACATCGGGGCGGTGCTGGCGCTCACCACGGTCACCCTGGTGCTGCTGATCAGCCTCACGCGCGTGATCTTCTCGATGTCGCGGGACGGGCTGCTGCCGCGGCCGCTCGCCGGGATGAGCCGGTACCGGGTGCCCTCCCGCGCCACCCTGCTCGCGGGCGGCGCGGCGATCGTCATGTCCCAGACCGTGGACGTCCTCACCCTCGAGCAGCTCGTGGTGCTCGGGACGCTGTTCGCGTTCCTGTTCGTCGCCGCCGCCGTCCCGACGCTGCGCCGCGCCCGCCCCGACCTGCACCGCCCGTTCCGGGTGCCGGCCGCGCCCCTGACCGCCACGGTGACGATGGCGGCGATCGGCTGGCTGATGCTGAACCTCAACGTGCGGACGTGGGTCTACTTCGCCCTCTGGATGCTCGCCGGCCTCCTGCTCTACCTGGCGTACGGGCGCCGCAAGAGCGAGCTGAAGCTGCTGCTGGACGAGCCTCCGGCGGAACGTCCCGTCCTGGACGCGCCCCCGCCCGGCTCGCCCCCGCCCGGCTCGCCCCCGCCCGGCGGGCTGCCGCCCGGCGTCGAGCCCGTGTCCGGCCCGCTCTCGGGACCGCTCTCCGCCCCGCCGCCACCGCCGCCGTCACCGCGGCCGGGGGGCGTCCCCGCGCCGGAGACCCCGTACCCCACGGGCCGGTACTCGCGGCGCCGCCCGGACGCCCCGCCCGTCCCGCCCGCGCGCGACCCGCGGCGGACGTCGCCGGACCCGCGCCGGGACGAGGAACGGGACGACGGGCGGGAGGAGCCGCCGCACCCGGGCGGCCGCCACCGGCGCTGA
- the ggt gene encoding gamma-glutamyltransferase — translation MSRSPSHPSPPGPSRPRPCGPRGRRFRRTAPATAVALSAALAAATALTAPASAGPRHPSPPGKRPVATGYGGAVSTVDPYASRTALDVLKHGGNAMDAAVAAAATLGVTEPYVAAIGGGGFMTYYDARSGRVHSIDGRETAPERMRADSFTDPESGEPLPFDEAVTSGLGVGVPGTVAQWELALDRFGQRKLRHLLRPAIEVADRGFVVDREFRDQTAVNAGRFRDIAPTRELFLPGGKVPEVGSVFRNPDLADTYRALARYGGDWLYEGRLGREIVRTVADPPVAPGAARTVRPGLMRPGDLDAYRAKLRKPTHVSYRGLDVYGMPPPSSGGSTVGEALNILEEFDLGADRPADALHLYLEASKLAYADRGRYLGDADKVDVPLGELLSQGFAGERACLIEPDEAAPAPVPPGSPDGRYGPCEPARGAAAPLTGEGPQTTHLVVSDRWGNVASYTLSIEQFGGSGITVPGRGFLLNNQLTDFSFEPPGPGEAPDPNLPGPHKRPRSSMAPTIVLADGRPRLALGTPGGSTIITTVLQILVNRLDLGMDLPEALEAPRATQRNTPQVFAEQEFIDRYGDELRARGHELELFAGPPEGVIGAANALEILRPGLVQAVAEPERRGGGSALVVRPVR, via the coding sequence GTGTCCCGCTCCCCGTCGCACCCGTCCCCGCCCGGCCCGTCCCGCCCGCGCCCGTGCGGGCCGCGCGGCCGGCGGTTCCGCCGGACGGCTCCGGCCACCGCGGTCGCCCTGAGCGCGGCCCTCGCCGCCGCGACCGCCCTGACCGCCCCGGCGTCCGCCGGCCCCCGGCACCCATCGCCGCCGGGCAAGCGGCCGGTCGCCACCGGGTACGGCGGCGCGGTCTCCACCGTCGACCCGTACGCGAGCCGGACCGCGCTGGACGTCCTGAAGCACGGCGGCAACGCGATGGACGCGGCCGTCGCCGCCGCGGCGACCCTCGGCGTCACCGAGCCGTACGTCGCGGCGATCGGCGGCGGCGGGTTCATGACCTACTACGACGCCCGCAGCGGACGGGTGCACTCGATCGACGGCCGGGAGACGGCACCGGAGCGGATGCGCGCGGACTCGTTCACCGACCCGGAGAGCGGCGAGCCGCTGCCGTTCGACGAGGCCGTCACCAGCGGGCTCGGCGTCGGCGTGCCCGGCACGGTCGCGCAGTGGGAGCTGGCCCTCGACCGGTTCGGGCAGCGCAAGCTCCGCCACCTGCTGCGGCCCGCCATCGAGGTCGCCGACCGGGGGTTCGTCGTCGACCGGGAGTTCCGCGACCAGACGGCCGTGAACGCCGGGCGGTTCCGCGACATCGCCCCCACCCGCGAGCTGTTCCTGCCCGGCGGGAAGGTGCCCGAGGTCGGCTCGGTCTTCCGCAACCCCGACCTCGCCGACACCTACCGCGCGCTCGCGCGGTACGGGGGCGACTGGCTGTACGAGGGCCGTCTCGGCCGCGAGATCGTGCGGACGGTCGCCGATCCGCCGGTCGCGCCCGGCGCCGCCCGCACCGTCCGTCCCGGCCTGATGCGGCCCGGCGACCTGGACGCCTACCGCGCGAAGCTCCGGAAGCCGACGCACGTGTCGTACCGGGGGCTGGACGTGTACGGGATGCCGCCGCCGTCGTCCGGCGGGTCCACGGTCGGGGAGGCGCTCAACATCCTCGAGGAGTTCGACCTCGGCGCGGACCGCCCGGCCGACGCGCTGCACCTGTACCTGGAGGCGTCCAAGCTCGCCTACGCCGACCGGGGCCGCTACCTCGGCGACGCCGACAAGGTCGACGTCCCGCTCGGCGAGCTGCTGTCGCAGGGGTTCGCGGGCGAGCGCGCGTGCCTGATCGAGCCGGACGAGGCCGCGCCCGCGCCCGTCCCGCCCGGCTCGCCGGACGGACGGTACGGGCCGTGCGAGCCCGCGCGCGGCGCGGCGGCGCCCCTCACCGGCGAGGGCCCGCAGACCACCCACCTCGTCGTCTCCGACCGGTGGGGCAACGTCGCGTCCTACACGCTGTCGATCGAGCAGTTCGGCGGCAGCGGCATCACCGTCCCCGGCCGCGGCTTCCTGCTGAACAACCAGCTCACCGACTTCTCGTTCGAGCCGCCCGGGCCCGGCGAGGCGCCCGACCCGAACCTGCCCGGCCCGCACAAGCGCCCGCGCAGCAGCATGGCCCCGACGATCGTGCTGGCGGACGGCCGGCCGCGGCTCGCGCTCGGCACCCCGGGCGGCTCCACGATCATCACGACGGTGCTGCAGATCCTCGTCAACCGGCTCGACCTCGGCATGGACCTGCCGGAGGCCCTCGAAGCGCCCCGCGCCACCCAGCGCAACACGCCGCAGGTCTTCGCGGAGCAGGAGTTCATCGACCGGTACGGCGACGAGCTGCGCGCGCGCGGACACGAGCTCGAGCTGTTCGCGGGGCCGCCGGAGGGCGTGATCGGCGCCGCGAACGCGCTGGAGATCCTGCGGCCCGGCCTGGTCCAGGCGGTCGCCGAGCCCGAACGGCGCGGCGGCGGCAGCGCCCTCGTCGTCCGACCGGTCCGATAG
- the cutA gene encoding divalent-cation tolerance protein CutA — translation MAQSYVQVTTTTDSRAEAAELAKASVSERFAACAQLVGPIASTYWWEGEIESAEEWMVLFKTTVDRFDELATLITDLHSYDSPEIIATPVVAGSLDYLAWIAEQTEIDEAEDPDED, via the coding sequence ATGGCGCAGTCATACGTCCAGGTGACGACCACCACCGACTCGCGGGCCGAGGCGGCCGAGCTGGCCAAGGCGTCGGTGTCCGAGCGGTTCGCGGCGTGCGCCCAGCTCGTCGGCCCGATCGCCAGCACCTACTGGTGGGAGGGCGAGATCGAGTCGGCGGAGGAGTGGATGGTGCTGTTCAAGACCACCGTCGACCGGTTCGACGAGCTGGCCACCCTGATCACCGACCTGCACTCCTACGACTCTCCCGAGATCATCGCGACGCCGGTGGTCGCCGGCAGCCTGGACTACCTCGCCTGGATCGCCGAGCAGACCGAGATCGACGAGGCGGAGGACCCGGACGAGGACTGA
- a CDS encoding oxygenase MpaB family protein produces MHDETRGTQPSDARADGPDDGLFGPGSITWRVMGEPVLIIGGIRALLLQSLHPRTMWGTAQNSELMKADAAWGRLTRTVEFVRVRTYGTPEEVERIGRRVRKLHSKLTGVDMRTGETFPIDAPENLLWVHMGEVDSYLDVARRAGVPLTAREADRFVDEQRRAAAVVGLDPADVPASVAEMADYYADMRGRIWACDEARLGLRRMFSPAVPRNLLPLKLAAPAVGSLTVSTLPRWARRMYGLPGLPTSDLAATLTLKSLYRTTRAVPERYRYSPDARRALRLTRARETEASTWTIAS; encoded by the coding sequence GTGCACGACGAGACACGCGGGACGCAGCCCAGCGACGCGCGGGCCGACGGACCGGACGACGGGCTGTTCGGGCCCGGCTCGATCACCTGGCGGGTGATGGGCGAACCGGTTCTGATCATCGGCGGGATCAGGGCGCTGCTGCTCCAGTCGCTGCACCCGCGCACCATGTGGGGCACCGCCCAGAACTCCGAGCTGATGAAGGCGGACGCCGCCTGGGGCCGGCTGACCCGGACGGTCGAGTTCGTCCGCGTCCGCACCTACGGGACGCCCGAGGAGGTCGAGCGGATCGGGCGCCGCGTCCGCAAGCTGCACTCCAAGCTGACCGGCGTGGACATGCGCACCGGCGAGACGTTCCCGATCGACGCCCCCGAGAACCTGCTCTGGGTGCACATGGGGGAGGTCGACTCCTACCTGGACGTCGCGCGCCGCGCGGGCGTCCCGCTGACCGCCCGCGAGGCCGACCGGTTCGTGGACGAGCAGCGCCGCGCCGCCGCAGTCGTCGGCCTCGACCCCGCGGACGTCCCGGCGTCCGTCGCGGAGATGGCGGACTACTACGCCGACATGCGGGGCCGCATCTGGGCGTGCGACGAGGCCCGGCTCGGGCTGCGCCGGATGTTCAGCCCGGCCGTCCCGCGCAACCTGCTCCCGCTGAAGCTCGCCGCGCCCGCCGTCGGGAGCCTGACGGTGTCGACGCTGCCGCGCTGGGCCCGCCGCATGTACGGGCTGCCCGGCCTGCCGACGTCCGACCTGGCGGCCACGCTCACGCTCAAGAGCCTGTACCGGACCACCCGCGCGGTGCCCGAGCGCTACCGCTACTCCCCGGACGCGCGGCGCGCCCTGCGCCTCACCCGTGCGCGGGAGACCGAGGCGTCCACCTGGACGATCGCGTCCTGA
- a CDS encoding metal-sensitive transcriptional regulator, translating into MANSEAPTRGYTATKDQLQTRLRRIEGQVRGIERMVEDDRYCIDILTQISAIQAALDKVALGLLDGHVRHCVAEGAEEGKGDAMSTELMAAVGRLMRRG; encoded by the coding sequence ATGGCGAACAGCGAGGCCCCCACGCGCGGCTACACCGCCACCAAGGACCAGCTGCAGACCCGGCTCCGCCGGATCGAGGGGCAGGTGCGCGGCATCGAGCGCATGGTCGAGGACGACCGGTACTGCATCGACATCCTGACCCAGATCAGCGCCATCCAGGCCGCCCTCGACAAGGTCGCGCTCGGCCTCCTCGACGGCCACGTCCGGCACTGCGTCGCCGAGGGCGCCGAGGAGGGCAAGGGCGACGCGATGTCCACCGAGCTCATGGCCGCCGTCGGGCGGCTGATGCGCCGCGGCTGA
- a CDS encoding histidine phosphatase family protein translates to MGQLIIVRHGETEWSRARRHTGRTNLPLTERGEGQARALRGALARRTIVRTLVSPADRARRTAELAGLPADGVDGDLWEWDYGGYEGVTSARIRQERPGWYLWTDGVIPGDAEHPGESLEQVGARADAVLARVCPLPDDGDVALVAHGHFLRVLTARWLGLEPALGRLFALATGTLSVLGTEHGRPVVSAWNIPPN, encoded by the coding sequence ATGGGGCAGCTGATCATCGTGCGGCACGGCGAGACCGAGTGGAGCCGTGCGCGCAGGCACACCGGGCGCACGAACCTCCCGCTGACGGAACGGGGCGAGGGGCAGGCCCGCGCGCTGCGCGGGGCGCTCGCCCGCCGCACGATCGTCCGCACGCTGGTCAGCCCCGCCGACCGCGCGCGCCGTACCGCCGAACTGGCGGGCCTGCCGGCCGACGGCGTCGACGGCGACCTGTGGGAGTGGGACTACGGCGGCTACGAGGGCGTCACCTCGGCCCGCATCCGGCAGGAACGGCCCGGCTGGTACCTGTGGACGGACGGGGTGATCCCCGGCGACGCCGAACATCCGGGCGAGTCCCTCGAGCAGGTGGGCGCGCGCGCAGACGCCGTCCTGGCCCGAGTGTGCCCGCTGCCGGACGACGGGGACGTCGCGCTCGTCGCGCACGGGCACTTCCTGCGCGTCCTCACGGCCCGCTGGCTCGGCCTGGAACCGGCGCTGGGGCGCCTGTTCGCGCTCGCGACGGGAACGCTGTCCGTGCTGGGCACCGAGCACGGGCGTCCGGTCGTCTCCGCCTGGAACATCCCACCGAACTAG